A genomic stretch from Aedes albopictus strain Foshan chromosome 2, AalbF5, whole genome shotgun sequence includes:
- the LOC109429842 gene encoding zinc finger protein 3, which produces MDLMMRPEDELFDEIIEQEQFSADEESECDGSFEQLAEKVEIVTVDGEAILEVPEYQEESMDDDLITVSEHMSDVALEITDDYVHDKEDDESQAESLRQMNVIMPPEEMIVEREDYENFQIIVCAGFACCNCKAHFSSEEDLNTHCCKHDLSKKPPNGINCSFCYKKFPRLSFKVRHDAQRSMPKMYLCKLCDYVCHDRAVLNHHMEVASTHKKPMIGFDEVNEVFEKLSVDGHLCCECFSIFRDTSQLEKHYKDAHHINRPDTGLEALKMGNFWCTNCHQVFKHSHRYQSHLERSKVKSIYRCLKVDCTYRTGSIIFARLHLTSRDHKVSGITSDDTFSVNQSRTLEKHRCCFRKCLKIFESRTSLLAHVDQAHQVKLLENELRRKSSTHVCSICSRNFESRRALKRHQSVKMEINVCEHCGLSVPSAIQLRSHVQQVHSNDQIQKKFKCDECSCSFVTEANLQRHKRRGHDKPTDNVCSICGKQFMTKTGLWYHWRMHNKSETFECAPCKNAGRRYEFRDAKTLRRHYKISEMHNAERKHKCTYEGCTNTYIHKPDLQRHEQTVHRGDRPFLCKTCGKGFVRNRDLRLHERHHTGAKLFSCEDCSAGFDIFMEYKRHCSEKHDRKLIMKYAK; this is translated from the coding sequence ATGGATTTGATGATGCGCCCCGAGGACGAACTTTTTGACGAAATTATTGAACAGGAACAGTTTTCGGCGGATGAAGAATCCGAATGCGATGGAAGCTTTGAACAGTTGGCGGAAAAGGTTGAAATAGTAACGGTCGATGGAGAAGCTATTCTTGAAGTACCGGAATATCAAGAAGAGTCTATGGATGATGACTTGATTACTGTTTCGGAGCATATGTCCGATGTGGCATTGGAGATAACTGATGACTACGTGCATGATAAAGAGGATGACGAATCACAAGCCGAATCTTTACGACAAATGAATGTAATTATGCCCCCAGAAGAGATGATCGTAGAACGGGAAGATTatgaaaatttccaaataattgtCTGCGCTGGTTTTGCATGCTGTAATTGTAAGGCGCATTTTTCCTCTGAAGAAGATTTGAATACTCACTGTTGCAAGCATGACCTATCGAAGAAACCTCCCAACGGCATTAACTGTTCTTTTTGTTACAAGAAATTTCCTCGTCTAAGTTTCAAAGTAAGACACGATGCCCAACGGAGCATGCCAAAGATGTATTTGTGTAAATTGTGTGACTATGTTTGCCACGATCGTGCGGTACTTAATCATCACATGGAAGTTGCTTCGACACACAAGAAACCTATGATTGGTTTCGATGAGGTTAACGAAGTATTTGAAAAGCTGTCGGTCGATGGTCATTTGTGCTGTGAGTGTTTTTCGATCTTTCGTGATACTAGTCAACTCGAGAAACATTACAAAGATGCTCACCATATAAATCGACCAGACACTGGGTTGGAAGCACTGAAAATGGGCAACTTTTGGTGTACAAATTGTCATCAAGTATTCAAACACAGTCACAGATATCAGTCGCATCTGGAACGTAGTAAAGTGAAATCAATTTATCGCTGTCTAAAAGTTGATTGTACCTATCGCACAGGAAGTATAATTTTCGCTCGACTTCATCTCACAAGCCGAGACCATAAAGTATCTGGAATCACGTCAGATGACACATTCTCGGTTAACCAATCACGCACACTAGAAAAACATCGCTGTTGCTTCCgaaaatgtttgaaaatatttgaatcgAGAACATCCCTCCTAGCACATGTAGATCAGGCTCATCAGGTTAAACTTCTCGAAAACGAGCTGCGTCGGAAAAGTTCTACTCATGTATGCTCAATATGCAGTCGTAATTTTGAATCTCGACGTGCTCTAAAGCGCCATCAATCGGTGAAAATGGAAATTAACGTATGCGAGCATTGTGGTTTGTCTGTGCCATCAGCCATCCAACTTCGAAGTCACGTTCAGCAGGTTCATTCCAACGATCAGATCCAGAAAAAATTCAAATGTGATGAGTGTTCCTGTTCTTTTGTCACCGAAGCAAATCTGCAGCGGCACAAACGTCGAGGGCACGACAAACCAACTGACAACGTGTGTTCGATATGCGGTAAGCAGTTCATGACCAAAACTGGTCTGTGGTATCACTGGCGTATGCACAACAAGTCGGAAACGTTCGAATGTGCGCCCTGCAAGAATGCTGGAAGGCGGTACGAGTTTCGAGATGCTAAAACTCTACGCCGACATTATAAGATTTCCGAAATGCACAACGCAGAACGAAAGCACAAGTGCACGTATGAGGGATGCACAAATACATACATCCACAAACCGGATTTACAGCGGCACGAACAGACGGTGCATCGGGGAGATCGACCATTTCTGTGCAAGACGTGCGGTAAGGGATTCGTCAGAAATAGGGATTTGAGATTACACGAGCGACACCATACGGGTGCGAAGCTCTTCTCTTGTGAAGATTGCTCGGCTGGATTTGATATTTTCATGGAATATAAAAGGCACTGTTCCGAGAAGCACGACAGGAAGCTCATTATGAAGTACGCAAAATAG
- the LOC109398326 gene encoding chromatin complexes subunit BAP18 isoform X2: MQLHPSSDSPTGKWTDEEIDMLRSAVVRFSEDLNQVSQRIKGRTVSQIRQTLKKKAFEDAGVQMKQPAPAQLPPIIPPPTQTILVQQQQPGGIQQPTTSGTDQQPTLIVKQEDHESGGASSSNDAAGTGYLSKPSDMMMTLNRLNVQESEADVEGLASSEVKLEFEPGPEEVAG; encoded by the exons ATGCAGCTTCATCCATCGTCGGATTCTCCCACCGG CAAATGGACAGATGAAGAAATCGATATGCTCCGCTCGGCGGTGGTGCGTTTCAGCGAAGACCTGAATCAAGTCAGTCAACGGATCAAGGGAAGGACCGT GTCACAAATACGCCAAACACTGAAGAAAAAAGCCTTCGAAGATGCCGGCGTTCAGATGAAGCAGCCAGCTCCCGCCCAACTTCCGCCGATCATCCCACCTCCGACGCAGACCATCCTGGTTCAGCAGCAGCAACCGGGCGGCATTCAACAACCGACGACCAGCGGGACGGACCAGCAGCCTACGTTGATCGTCAAGCAGGAGGATCACGAGTCCGGTGGAGCCAGCAGCAGCAACGACGCAGCAGGCACTGGCTACCTGAGCAAACCTTCCGAT ATGATGATGACCCTGAATCGGCTCAACGTGCAAGAATCGGAAGCCGACGTCGAGGGCCTGGCGTCGTCCGAGGTCAAGCTCGAGTTCGAACCCGGCCCGGAGGAGGTCGCCGGGTGA
- the LOC109398326 gene encoding chromatin complexes subunit BAP18 isoform X1 has protein sequence MQLHPSSDSPTGSKWTDEEIDMLRSAVVRFSEDLNQVSQRIKGRTVSQIRQTLKKKAFEDAGVQMKQPAPAQLPPIIPPPTQTILVQQQQPGGIQQPTTSGTDQQPTLIVKQEDHESGGASSSNDAAGTGYLSKPSDMMMTLNRLNVQESEADVEGLASSEVKLEFEPGPEEVAG, from the exons ATGCAGCTTCATCCATCGTCGGATTCTCCCACCGG GAGCAAATGGACAGATGAAGAAATCGATATGCTCCGCTCGGCGGTGGTGCGTTTCAGCGAAGACCTGAATCAAGTCAGTCAACGGATCAAGGGAAGGACCGT GTCACAAATACGCCAAACACTGAAGAAAAAAGCCTTCGAAGATGCCGGCGTTCAGATGAAGCAGCCAGCTCCCGCCCAACTTCCGCCGATCATCCCACCTCCGACGCAGACCATCCTGGTTCAGCAGCAGCAACCGGGCGGCATTCAACAACCGACGACCAGCGGGACGGACCAGCAGCCTACGTTGATCGTCAAGCAGGAGGATCACGAGTCCGGTGGAGCCAGCAGCAGCAACGACGCAGCAGGCACTGGCTACCTGAGCAAACCTTCCGAT ATGATGATGACCCTGAATCGGCTCAACGTGCAAGAATCGGAAGCCGACGTCGAGGGCCTGGCGTCGTCCGAGGTCAAGCTCGAGTTCGAACCCGGCCCGGAGGAGGTCGCCGGGTGA